ACAGAACAAGAAATTAAAAATTGGTTACGTAGTAGTGTTAAAAATGGGTTTGAATATCGTGGACAATATTTCTCGGATTATAATTTTTCAGAATTTTTAACTGTAATGAATAGTATTGATGAGTATACTGTTAATAAACATGTTAAAGAAGTTATTAATCCAGACAAAAATTCATATTGAATTTCACAAGATAAAGGTAATGATTATTTAAACAGTTATTTTATTGGGCCAAAATATGTTGAAACAACACAGAAATTACCCGGAAGTTTAAAGTTTAAAGAAGTTAGTTCTTTTACTCCTTCAATTTTCTTTGCACCATTAGCATTTGGGGCAGTTGATAGTATTAATAATTTGCTTTTTAGAGAAAAAGTTCAAAAATTTGATTGAAATTCATGGACAACTATTATAGATTACTTAAATTTTTTACATAATAATATTTCTAATGAAAATTATCAAAAGTTAATTAATACAATAAAAGATTTACGACTTCCTCAAAACATATTTCAAGATTCTGTTACAAATTTAGGTAATATTAAGGATGACAGTTTTACTGATTTTCATAAGTTATTAGTTGGAATGAAACGAATGTTAACTTATACGAAAGTATATGCTTCATCAGTTACCAATGGGGCAACAAAATTAGGGAATGCTTTTAAGGGAATTATTGTTGATATTTTAAATAATAATAAAGAAACAATGGGAGTTTTAATGCATTCTGATAAAGGGGCAAATGAGTTACTGGATTCTGGGATTTCTTTTGATGATATTTATAATATGTTTTTAAATCAAGGGGCATTCTTTGAAGAAGGTGGTAATAACCGGAAAATATGAGACATTGCTCAAAAAATTCAATCCTCGGTTGATAACATCATGAGTGTTGTTGATGGAGCAAATAAAATTGCTGATGGGTATCAAAATCTTTATAAAAAGAGCAATACTAGTGATAAACAAATTCAAACTGGGCGTAAGCAATTAAGTCATAATTTAAAAAGTGCAATTGGTAGTGCAATGGGGAAAATTTTAAGTAAGTTGAAACTTGTTGGGAAAGCGTTACCAATTGCGAATATTTTTAGCGGGATATGAGAGTTAAGTAAAACTTTTAGTTTTATTTCTTTAAAAACATTGGAAGCTAAAATTGATCATAATAATTCAATATATTATGTAACACCAACCTTCAAATTACCAATTCTTGATATTGAGTTTACTTCTTCGCAGCTGAAAACAAGCGTCACACCTTTAGCAACATCAGCATTAAATTATATGTTGCCATCTGGAACAAATGCTAAAGACCAAAAATTATATGAATTTAATGATCATTATTACTTATCAAAAGCGGCGGCAAAAGCAGATTTAATTCGCCAAATTTATTTGCATCCGGAGCGTTATGTTTCAAATCGAAAATTAATGATTAGTATCATGGCCAAAGATGTACCATATTGATTACCTGAAACAATTAGTAATGCAAATATTTGTGGCACAACAGCTGATGATAGCAATTGTATTAACCAGGTTGATTATGATTCTGCGGTAAGTGCAGAAAAAGATAAGTTTATTAATCAAATTTTTACAGAACATTTTAAACCAAAGGAGCAAAGCTTTTATTTAGATGGATTTGGTAATTATTTTTTAAGTAAAGATGAAGCATTAGCTAGTTTAGCGGAGAATGTTGCACTCGGTAACTTTGCTGTTACATATCGTTATCAAACAAGAACCGGTAAAGTATTTTTTGCAAATAGTGAAACTGAAATGGTTAATTTTATTAATAACAATGAAATGATTGATAACAAACAAGTTATTAACAGTGATTTAATTACAACATCACATTATAATAATTTGTCAGATTATTTAGGAATGAAGTTTGATATTTATACCTTAGATTATTATGGTGATCAAAAATATTTTATGTCAGAACAGCAAGCTTGAAATTATTTATGAAATCATATCAATTATCAAACTTTAAACTTTGATGCAACAATGCAGGAATTTAAATTTGGAACAAATGCCTTTTTCAACAAAAACGATTTTATAACCTGAATTAATGCTAAGATTGTTGCGGTGCAGGGCAAGAAAGATGATAGAAAGGTCGTGAATTAAAAATGTTAAAGTTATTAGTGCTAGCAACATCAATTTTTACGATTACACCAACTGTGACTTCTGGTGTTTATTATGCCACAGTTGAAACAACAAATGATTATGCTATTAGTCGGGAAGTTCTTCGCGAAGATATTTTAGCGCATCGTGTGTATGGTGGGCAAGTTAATTATAGTGAATATGATGGACAAACCTTTTATTCTGATGAAGCATTAAATGAATATTTATTAAAAAATAATAAAGTGACTTCCGTGTTAACAGCGTCAAACCCAAATAAAATCATTAAAAATTATGAGCATATGACGTTAGATCCAAAGAAAATTTATGACACTGATTTAAATAATTTTCAGCAATTATATCGCGATGCGTTTGGGAATGTGGCATATACTCGTCAAGATGCTTTAAATACTTATACGAACGAAGGGTTAGTAAAATCACAATATAGTTATGATGGTTTTTATTGGTTTGATACACCAGAAGAAGCAAAGATTAATGAAAAGTATAAAATGAAAATTAATAAGTCATTATATTATATTTATAATAATCAATATTATAATGCTTTTAATGACCAAGATATTAACGCGTTAGTTTCGTTAATGGAAGAGGGCTATTATGCTAATATTAACCAGTCATTGCTAGAAAAACCATTAATCAAACCAATTGTGAAACAAGGAAATAGTAAGTTAATTTATGATTTGTTAAAAAAAGATTTACGCAAAGATTTTAATGGTGATTATTATAATACAGTTACTAAGACAGAAACTAAGTATCGCTTAGCAATTGCTCCAACGGGAAGTCATCGCTTGACAGTACACTATTCTGATTTAAATGGTAAGCATTTAGAAGGCGAAGATTATTATGCGGGAGCTAGTCCAACGATTGAATTTACCAATGTTGGGGTCCAAAAAAGTGGACACGATTTGATTAATTGGTTTAAAACGGGGGGAACTTGACAAGTAAAAACAGAGGGAGGTTTAGGGACTGGCCGCTATTATTTAACTCGTAATTTTACCGGAATTTATAAAAATAAAAATGTTAAAATTGGAATTAATTTAGTTCCTAGTTGAAGTGCCGCTTTTGGAAAAACAAAAGCACCTCAAATTAGTGACTTTCAGCTTGTTGATCAATCTGTGGGGAAAATTAAGTTATATGCTAACTCTAAACAAAGTGCTAATCAGTTTTTAGATGTGACCGCAGAGAAAAAGGGTGTTTTTTCGAACGGGAATATTACAACAGAAGACAAAAATCACTTTTATGATACTTGATATGATCGTTATTTTAACAGTGTTTTAACTAATTTTGGGGTAAATAATAACCGTCAAGTAACTTATCATGATATTAAAAATGGCAATTATATTACAAATCCTACTTTTAATGGTACGAATGGGCAAGGCTTTATTTATAAGGATAAAGCTTATGATGTTAATCCTAGTAAAGGATATAGTCAATCATTAATTCAAAGTTACTTAAATTGAATTTCTGTCAAAGAAAAGCTATTAGAAAATCCGGTTACTCGTGATGGCCAACATTACTATCAATTACGTCCTGACTTTTTAGCAACAGCAGAACAATTAGATAAATTCTTGTATTTGGAGGGAAACTTTCAGACAAAATTAATGTATTCTTATTCACCAGACCCTGATATTTCTGATCGTGATGGGCGAATGTTAGCAGTAACATTACAAGAGGCAAAAGAGAAAGAATTAATTAATAAAAATCGGACATTACGAAAGCAATATTTGGCATATGATGTTTTTGGGAACAAAGAAGTAACAACAAGTAGTGCTAGTGCGGCACTTCAACAGTTAACAAATAAAATTCAGTTAACATCGAAGTTTGTGCATAAAAATGAAATTAAAACATGGGACCCAAGAATTAAACGATCATGAGATTTAACAATTTCAGATGGTCGCTATGTTGTGTATCGAATTAATGATCCAAACCAAGCGGGGAAATTTATATACTTTGCCTCGCAAGATTTAGCGTTAGCAGCTGTTAAAACAGCAGCAAAACTGACCTCAGCGGTTAATAAACTGGAGAAATCAGTTTATTTATATAGTTATACTGCCCAATCAAACGTAGTTATTCCCTTTGTTTTTTATGATAATGATGTTGATAGTGTTATTACTAAGATTTATCAATATGAACAGTGAAAGTAGGCTTTGCGGTGAGTTCTAGTGGTTTGAGCGGTTTAATAGAAACCAAGTTATTTAATTAGTTTTGCTTTTTTTCCAAAATAAAATATGATATGATTAATGGTATAGAATAGTTAATAACTATTTTTCGTATCAACTTGTATTAATCATTTAGCAATTATCAACAATATTAATTAAATATAAAGAAGGAGTTATTTAAATATGAAGAAAACATTTTTTACCATTTTAACAGCTTCAACGTTAGGATCAACGTTAGCACCAACGCTTACTCAACAGCAAGCAGCAAAGCCACCTTTAACATGAGATATTGGTGTAATGTCGGGAAATGATTCATTCCCAGTTGCCAAGCGTGGGATGAAATTTGTTACTAATACTAACACACCATTAGTTTTTAATTTTTTAAATTATGCTAATACATGAGAAACATTTGTTCAACAATATCCTTATTTTAAGTTTATTAACTCAAGTATTGCAACAGGGTTAAAAGGAGATAACAAACAAAATAACCTTGATAATGTTGTTTATCGTACGAGTGATTTTAATACCGGGACTTCAGGATTAATGTTTACAATGGCAGAAGTTAGGTCAAACTTTATTGGTGATTATATTGTCTTATCGGTTTTCGGGATGTTATTAAATAATACAATCCAGTTCGGTGTGATGTATAATCTAAATATCACACAGCAATACGCTACCCCGTATCCATTTTATAACTCAGTAGCTGGTACAATCCAGTTTATGAGTAACAGGTAGACTTTAAGATTACTGGGCATTAATTACAAATGTCAAAAATTGATAAGTTATACCAAATCAAAAAAAATGGGAAGGGCTATAATAATAATAAAATTAAAGTTAGAGATATATATGAACGATTTATTAAAATTATTACTCTAATAATTATCCCATTGTTGTTGATTGTTTTAATTTATGGAATTGGTGCCATTTTAAACGATTATAGTGAAAATCAAGTCTTAATTACAATGGGCGATGTTTTCATTAAAATTGGGAAAGCTGTTTTTAATAATTTATCAATTATTTTTTGTCTTGTCACTGTTATTAGTATTACTAATAATGTTAAAGCCGTAGCAGTTGCTGTTACTGGCTTTTTGGTTTTTTCAGTAACACAATTTGCTTTAATTCAATATGAGGTTAATTCTGATGGCACATTGTATGTGACTAGTATTTTATTTTTCTATCAAGGTGATAATTTAGCATTATTTTTAGGATCAACCTTCGGAATTGTTACTTTAAATACTTCAATCTTTGGTGGAGTTATTGTTGGTGTTGTTTCATCATACATTTATTACAAGTGTATTGAGTTAAGAATGCCAAAATCATTAGGCTTACTGAACGGTTTTCCGTTCGTAAGTATGATTGTGGTGTTTGCTAGTATGTTGTTAGCAGTGCTATTTTTATTATTATGAATTGTTTTAGCAATGTTCTTAAATAAGATTTATTATTGAATGTGGAGTCAAACTGCGCGTCATTTTTTGGGAGCAGCCCTTGTGTATGAATTTTTAAATATCTTATTAGTACCATTTGGGTTTAAAGACATTTCATCAAACTTATTTGTGCAAAGTAATTCACAATTATTAACGCAACAAGAATTTATGGACTTATTTCGACAAGTTTCATATAATTATGGTTGACAATATAATATTTTTACCCAAAGTTGAAATCATGCTAGTATTCAAGCTGTATGAACATATTTACAACAACCAAACTTACTTGATAGTAAACTATCGTTAATTCAATGAATCTCAATCTTACCATTTAATCGTTTACCACAAATTAATGGGATTGAAACTGGTTTATATAATTGGTTTTTATATAGTAAGAATATTGGTGATTTATTTCAATTGAAGTTGCCCCCAAATTATGCCATTGTGTTTGGTGCTTCATTAGGGGTTAGTGTTGCAATTGTTTTAACTAGCAAAAACGAAAACCGGATCCCAACAGCGCTTTTAATGTCAGTTGTCGTGTTGGTGACAATTTTAACTGGTAATAATATTATCATTAACTTATTTATTTTCTTAGCTTCACCATTATTATATTTTGTGGTTTATGCGCCGATTGCAGGGTTAAATGGCTTATTTATGTCAATGCTAGGCGTTCATATTTGAGTATCCTTTACGGATGGTTTAATTGACTTTATTTACAAAGGGATTTTACCAGCAGCAAAAGGAACCCAGTTCTTCTGAATCCCAATCTTTAGTGTGATTTGGTTTGTTATTATTACACCTATTTTTGCGAAAGCAATTGTCCGCTTTGATTATCCTTTTGTTGGTCGTCGTGAAACGATTTTACCACGAATTACGCACAAGAAATATCATGAGATTTGGAATCATTAGAAATTTGAACTAAAATTAAACCTAATGTTTTAGATTTTTATTATAATTATTTTTTATTTATTTAAATGACTTAAGTATTTAATATTTTAAAAAATTTATTAAAATAAAAATTAATGAAATATAAAAGTAGTTAACTATTTTAATTATTATGTGAAGGAGTTTAAATATGGAAATTTTAAAAATACTAAATAAAAAAATTATTGAGGAAACTAATTTTTCTAATGATAAGGAAGAGGAAATATTTGATGATTCTAGTGATTTAGATATATATGGAGGTATAAAAAGGAAAAATATTTACAAGGAAAGACAAGATAAATCATTAATTGATTTAAAAAGAATGATTGATGATGAAGAAATTATTTTGCAACCAGATTTTCAAAGAAATTATGTATGAAGTCAGGCAAATGCTTCTTTATTTATTGAATCTTTACTTATGGGTGTTCCAATTCCTACAATTTTTATTTCGGAAAATAGAGATAATAAGTGAGAAGTTATTGATGGGCAACAACGTTTAACCACAATTATGAAGTTTTTCAATGATGATTTTTTGCTAAAAAAACTATCAGTTTTAGAGGAATTTAAAAACAAGAAGTTTTCATTATTAAATTCAGATGTACAGTTATTTTTAAAAATATAGTACTACAAGTCTTAATAATAAAGAAAGAGACAGATCCGGGTATGAAATATGATATTTTTCTAGGTTAAATAAAGGTTCAATTAGTTTAAATGAACAAGAGTTAAGAAATTGTCTTTATAATGGTAGTTTCAATATTTTATTAAAAATATAGCAATTCAATTACGAAAATATAATATTTTTACAGATAATATGATTAAAAGAATGTTGATATTGAAATAGTTTTAAGATTTTTGCAATGTATAATTTATATATGAAAAATAATTCATTTGATAATTATAAAGGGTTAACTACTGAATTGACAAATTATATGAGAGAGAATGAAAACATAGATGAAGGAACAATTAATAATTTAAATGTAATTTTTAATGAATCTTTTAATAAAGTTTATTCTGTTTTTTCAACAAATATATTTAAATTTTTTGATCCAATTGAAAAAAAATTTAATAATACAATTAATAGATCGGTTATGGATATACAAATGTGTGTTCTTTCTAAATATTCTATTGATAAAATTAAAAGAAATAAAAACAAAATTTTAGAGGATTTTAAACGTGCTTTCTCTACAGAAGAATTTCGTGAATCATTAAAGATACATACAAACAATATTGAGGCAATTAGAAAACGTTTTAGTGTTATGGATAATCTTTTGGAAAAGATTATGGGTAAATAATTTATGAAAACACCATCTGAAAATTTTCATATAAATTTAAATTCTTTAACAAAAATATGTAAATCTTTAGAGAAGAATGAAGTTTATTTTATAGTCTTAATTAGCATGATTTTTACATTTTTTGAAAAGTTTATTAAAGAGTTGATTCAATTTAAGAATTCTAAGATTTTGGAAAAATTACAAGCTTCTCCTAAATATATTTTTGATTTTAATGAGCTTGAAAAGTCATTTTATTTTAGTTCAAATAAAGGTGAGATTTCTAATTTAGTTCAGAATGTAGGAAAACACAATGAAGAGTTTAATTTAAATAAAATAAAGGATTGTATAGATAATTTAAATGATATTTTTCTCCAAAAAATTTAATAGAAAATATTGATGTTCCTGAATTTAATTTTAGACAAAATACAAAA
This genomic window from Spiroplasma sp. SV19 contains:
- a CDS encoding DUF262 domain-containing protein — its product is MEILKILNKKIIEETNFSNDKEEEIFDDSSDLDIYGGIKRKNIYKERQDKSLIDLKRMIDDEEIILQPDFQRNYVWSQANASLFIESLLMGVPIPTIFISENRDNKWEVIDGQQRLTTIMKFFNDDFLLKKLSVLEEFKNKKFSLLNSDVQLFLKI
- a CDS encoding PTS transporter subunit EIIC, whose translation is MSKIDKLYQIKKNGKGYNNNKIKVRDIYERFIKIITLIIIPLLLIVLIYGIGAILNDYSENQVLITMGDVFIKIGKAVFNNLSIIFCLVTVISITNNVKAVAVAVTGFLVFSVTQFALIQYEVNSDGTLYVTSILFFYQGDNLALFLGSTFGIVTLNTSIFGGVIVGVVSSYIYYKCIELRMPKSLGLLNGFPFVSMIVVFASMLLAVLFLLLWIVLAMFLNKIYYWMWSQTARHFLGAALVYEFLNILLVPFGFKDISSNLFVQSNSQLLTQQEFMDLFRQVSYNYGWQYNIFTQSWNHASIQAVWTYLQQPNLLDSKLSLIQWISILPFNRLPQINGIETGLYNWFLYSKNIGDLFQLKLPPNYAIVFGASLGVSVAIVLTSKNENRIPTALLMSVVVLVTILTGNNIIINLFIFLASPLLYFVVYAPIAGLNGLFMSMLGVHIWVSFTDGLIDFIYKGILPAAKGTQFFWIPIFSVIWFVIITPIFAKAIVRFDYPFVGRRETILPRITHKKYHEIWNH